CTGCGGCACTCTGTTTCCAGCTCTCCGGATCGCCGTCCACGGCATTGATGGCGTTCGGGCTGTCCCAGTCCTTCATCAGTGTGGCCGTCCTCCTGATCCGGCTGACCCGACTGTCCCGGAAATTCAGAGTCGTTCCTTGGGACCTGCGCTTCGACTTCTCCGCCGGACGGATCGTCGAACGCTTGGCCGGCGCGATCGACGGCGCCGTGTTCATGACGGTCTTCCTCCTGGTCCAGATGATCGCGACGTCGATCTCGGTGCAGACGGGCGCCGAGATCGCGCTGGCGGTCGGGGTCGCCCGTATGGTGGTGGTTCCCCTGAAGCAAGTGGGGCTGACGTATGGGCGGATGCGGATCTCGGGCCTGGTTCCGTCCGACGACGGGAAGGCCGCCTCCCTGGGCGTGCTCGCCGTCTCGACGTGGGCCATCGTGGTCCCGATCTGCCTGGTGATCGTCGCCGTCGGGCTGCTGGGCCGGCCCGTCGCGGGGAGCTGGGCCCTGTCACTCCTGATCGTGGCGCAGTTTCTCGTGGAACCCTTCGCGGGCGTCCTCTACGGGGCACTGAAGATGACGGCCGGTCCGAAAGCCGGACTGGTGGGACTCTTCGTCTCGTACGGACTTGTCGCCTCGGCGGGGCTGGTCTTCCTGCGGCAGATGGCCGGCGACGCGGTGCAGTTCTGGGCGCTGCTCCTGGCGGTCCGGGTGCTGTTCGCGCTGCTGACTACTCGCGCGTGGGTGCGCTTCCGCCCCGCCGTGGAGCCGGTGGCGGTTCGCTGAACTCGCTGGGAAAGGGCCGATCTCGCTACCCGGGACAGCGAGGTCAGCCCTTGCCTAGCGAGTTGAGCCGGGTTCAGGGCCCTCGGCAGCGAGGTCAGCGCCGCGACTCACCCTCTACGACGACGCCGGCGCCGGCCCCGAGCTCTCGCGGATGCTCAGGCGGGGCTGGGCTCCCTCGATGCTGGGCACGGGGGTCTCGGCGGCGATGTGCTCCAGCAGCGTCTTGACGGCGAGGGTCCCGAAGGCCACGGTGTCGCGGGTCAGCGAGGTGATGGGCGGATTGCCGAGCTGGACCAGGAGCGAATCCTCGAAGGAGACGATGGAGAGCTCGTCCGGCACCCGGAGCCCGAGCCCCTGGGCCGCGCGGAGGCTGGCCATCGCCATGACGTCCGTGTCGTACATGACCGCGGTGGGCCGTGCGGACCGGGCCAGCAGCTCCCGCGTGACCCGGGCGGCGTCGTCGGCCTCATAGCCGCTGATGACGCTCTGCGAGGCATCCAGTCCCAGCGCCTCGGCGCTCGCGGAGAACTCCTGGCGGCGGAGCTGGGTGTGCTCCAATTCCTCGGGCCCGGCCACGTAGGCGATCCGCCGGTGCCCCAGCCCGTGCAGATACCGGACCAGGGTGTCCGTGGCGGCGCGGTCGTCGGCCCAGACCGCCGGGATGGCCGCCGTCTGGGAGGGGTGACCCGCGACCTGCACCGCGGGCAGTCCGAGGTGTTCCAGGACCTCGAGCCGGGGGTCGTCCACGCGGGGATCCACCATGATCACGCCGTCCACGATCCGGGACTGCCACCACTCCCGGTACGCCTCCATCTCCTCCTCGACGCTGCCCACCACCATCATGTGGAGGGCGGTGTGGCTGCCGCTGAGGCCCAGCTGCATCCCGGAGAGCAGCTGGGGGAAGAACGTCTCC
Above is a window of Arthrobacter sp. Y-9 DNA encoding:
- a CDS encoding LacI family DNA-binding transcriptional regulator, translated to MNHPKRATISEIAARAGVSKGAVSFALNGRPGVSEETRTRVQAIADELNWKPNRAARALGQSQAGAIGFVLNRSARILGTETFFPQLLSGMQLGLSGSHTALHMMVVGSVEEEMEAYREWWQSRIVDGVIMVDPRVDDPRLEVLEHLGLPAVQVAGHPSQTAAIPAVWADDRAATDTLVRYLHGLGHRRIAYVAGPEELEHTQLRRQEFSASAEALGLDASQSVISGYEADDAARVTRELLARSARPTAVMYDTDVMAMASLRAAQGLGLRVPDELSIVSFEDSLLVQLGNPPITSLTRDTVAFGTLAVKTLLEHIAAETPVPSIEGAQPRLSIRESSGPAPASS